acgaggctgccggacgagggcccagctcgaagccaggccatcgcccagcaagccaaacgcgcgccacaagcccagccaaggcagcgcccaggcctaccgcaaggcaggcccagcgcgcgccaaggccgcggatgcgtgggcctcgctgcgtgggctgctgctcgcacgcacgtgcatgggcggcccatcgtggctgccgtgtgtgtgtgtgtgagtttgtgttcatgcacgattcctaaaacgtgcagagttcggttaatgattaaattcctaattctatttgataaattaattaattagagttcttgtaggattctaagtttaattaattcgtatcctaataggattccaattctctttccatacccctataaatatgtggcctgggttcacaatttataacgagttttaaagtattcaaagtgagtttttgagagaaaaattcagtcacacatcttgctcaaaagtgccaaaaattctagtaccttaagggcgattctagttggtcaatcttaaggcggatccggacgtgctgtggactatctacggagggacgacacttggagtcctaaagacttgttcttgctcggttcgggcgcagctagggagggcacgcaacaaagagtatgcatctaaattatgctatatgattatgtgtaaataatatgtattcctgggttaatggttgtttccgcatgatttatgtaatatcatatgtatcataacctaacaaaaaatGAAGCAAATAGAAGGAGGTGATGCACAAGCAGTAACTGACATAATGTATTTAGAGCTTGAAGGTGACCCAGACTTCTTTTTTAGATTTAGATTGGATGAAAAAGGCAAATTGAGGAGTTTGTTTTGGAGGGACTCTATGATGATGGAAGATTATGGAATTTTTGGAGATATAGTGGTTTTTGACACAACCTATAGAACAAAAAGGTATAACCTAATTTGTGCTCCAAtagttggaataaacaaccactgGAACAATTGCATGTTTGGTTGTGCATTCATAGGAGATGAAAAGATTGAGTCGTTTGTGTGGCTTCTacaaactttcaaaaagtcaatGGGGGGAAAAAGTCCAATATTAATCTTTACAGATCAAGATGCAGCAATGAACAATGCCATCAATCAGGTAAAAATCCAAGATTTATCCTTTTTagagtccttaactttaacttcatatTCCTCAACTTTAAGTTCAtagtccttaactttaacttcaaaatcttTAACTTTAAGTTaagaatccttaactttaaatttagaaatcttaACTTTAATTTTAGAATCCTAAAGTTTAAAtttagaatccttaactttaactttaggatccttaactttaactttaactttaaaattcttaactttaacttcaatattcttaactttaacttcaaaaatctcaacttttaaGATTGGGTTGTATATGCAGGCATTTCCAGATTCAAGACACAGATTATGTGTATGGCATTTGCATCAGAATGCTATTACCAGATTTGGGGCATTGAAACGAGATCCAACTTTTAAGAAGACATTCAACTATTGCTTGTATAAGTGTGTCACATTAGTTGAATTTGAAACCAATTGGAGATCAATGCTGCAACAATATGAGCTGATAGGGGAAGAGTGGTTTACAAATGTATACGATTTGAGAGAAAAATGGTGCCCTGCGCTAAGCAAAGACTTCTTTTCAGCTGGGATTTTGTCTTCACAACGAAGTGAAAGCACTAATCACGCCATCAGATTTAGAGCAAACAGAACAACAAGTTTAACTGATTTCTATAGATTGTTCAAAGGTACAATACAGCGTTGGAGAAGTACAGAAAAGCAAGCTGAATTCTCTTATAGTAAATCGGTTCCATCCTCGGCTTTACCACTATCTGGATtgctaaaacatgcatcagaaGTTTACACGTTGTCACTATTCAAAGACTTTGAGGAGGAATTTGGATATTCAATTGCAACAACAGCAAAATTAATTTGGAAACAAGGTAAATATCAGAAGTTAAAGTTTCCATTTTTGAAAAATtataaagttagtcttttactGTAAAAGTTATGCCTTTTTTATTAAAAGTTGATAAACTGAAATATAAAGTTTATTAACTTTTACTTTACCAGGGCTAACTTTTATAcatattttcataactttaagtaaaaagttaaagttaggttttttgttttaaaacttaagattctgaagttaaagtttagaattctgaagttaaagttaggttttttgttttaaaagttatGTAACCTgaaaaattaagtttcataactttaagtacaccagggctaacttttatattaatttttCTAACTTTAAAATATGCTACTACTAATGCATATAATACTGAGTTCTATGTTGTGTCCATTGACGAAGAACCTTGGTCTGCACAGAGAGTAACATACATCCACGAGAGCCAGACAGTATCATGTACGTGTAAAAACTTTGAAGCTTCAGGATGGTTGTGCTACCACTGCATTAGGATATTGCACCTTCATTCGGTTAACCGGATTCCAGAACAGTACATCAAAAAGAGGTGGACAAAATCTGCCAAGTCATCGGTTTGGAACaaattagaaaatgaaaaacCAGAAGAGGTGCAGTACATACCTTGGCGCCAAACCATGGCTAGGAAATACTACAACCTTATCTTGAAAAGCCAGTCAAATGAGGAGACAAGAACCCTTATGGAGGATGGTTATGCCGCTAGTGTGTCTCTGGTTGATGAACTTCTAGCGTCATTAAATGTTTCAAACACTGAAGACGCTTCAACCACATAAACAAGTGCAACAACAGCACCTAAACAAGTGCAACAACAGCATATGAAACAAACTCAACACCAGCAGGTAAAAGTTAATTGTTTTTTGGTGAAAGTTAAGATATTCACcgttaaagttaagttagagATGATGAAAGTATGTCTTAACTTTAGAAcaaatttcataactttaacctacagaactacaactttaaaccaaaaaaatataatgtgtgaaataaaaacAGATTGGAACTCACATTagcttaaaaaggaaaatatgtAAAAGCTACAATTttataagtaaaagttagggttttatatGTAAAAGTTTGGGTTTTATAAGTAAAAGTTATGGTACAGTATGTTAAATGTTTGTAGGTACTCATGCAACAACAACAGGTGATGCAAGTGTACAACAAGCAACAAGTTCTGAACCTGCAAAAAACACAACAACTGAACCTCCTATGGTGTTGGATCCTGAACGTTGCACAACAAAAGGAAGGAACAAAAGACCACGAGGACCGCTTGTCAAAAAGAAGAAGGGAAAAACTGCAGCGCCTCCAACAACAAACTTTGGAACAATAACTCCAAATTTGAGATTATTTTGATTCTTTTAATGTTTCTTATcaaaaatagaatttaaatttttattaaagttaaagttaaggtttctgaagttaaagtttaagattctaaagttaaagttgacTAGACTTGAGAACTTAGTAAAAGTTTGTTTTTacattgaaagtttgaatatatgCATTAAAATTTAGTGAAGTATGATATTTACCTGaagtgtatatatattttaatcTGTCTTTTGTTCAAAAATGTAAAAGTTGAGATTTATATATTAAAATTCAGGCTTGTTGCAGTAAAAGTTGAGTTATATTTGCGTaacttttagcataaaattaacAACTTCTAATATGTTACGTAACTTTTACTAAACATCGCCAAAACCCATGTTACTTGGACTGACTTGGATATGTGTCCAAGTGTCTAACCTAGCTAAATTGTGAAAATTTTCCCGGATTTAAGTTGAAAATGAAGTTTCAAAGTGTTTGAAAACATGTCGGAGTGTCGAGGGTCTGACATGGATACTTAATGTACAATGAAGAATTGAAGTAATataccaaaaaccaatattatACTTAAAGTTGAGAGTTTTGTACTTAAAGTTACCCTTTTTGTAATAAAAGTTAGATAAACTAATACTAAATTTTCTTAACTATAACAATAACAGGGCTAACTTTAATTATGATATTCTTAACTTTAAGCATAGAATCAACAACTTTAAATACATGTTTCTAAGTTCTACTGAACATCAccaaaaaccaatattaaagttaaggTATTGGAACAAAAacctacaaaaacaaaacatattGTGATGTTAATAGatacaaaaattaaaaacttaaaaactttaacttcataatcctaaactttaactttggataccttaactttaacttcaaatgcctaaactttaactttaaaatcttaaactttaagttcagaaaccttaattataacttcagactccaaaactttaacttcagatgcttaaactttaacaacagaatcctaaactttaactttagaaccctcaactttaactctaaaatcctcaactttaactaaattatcctaaactttaacttcagaaactGGTAACACAAGTGTGCCACATATTTCGGCACGCATAACAATCCTTTTACGGGGCTGtattgttcaaaaaaaaaaggaataacATTATCAACATCATTTTAAAGTTCCAAAATAAATAAGGCTTATAAAAGTTAAGCAAATTGCAGTAAAAGTTAGGAATTTTGACTTAAAAGTTATGATTTGAAAAATTCTAACCTCTTTCAAATCAGGACAACTACATTTGATTCCTTCAAATGTCAACATACTAATCATCGTATAAATTCCACAATCAAGGTCAGAACCTTTCGGAGTCTTCCAATCAAACTCAACCTCCTCCATGGGGTACGTTCCAATATCACCTTCATGATTATTGCCTCTATCATCAAGGAAAGTACCCAGGAGATCACACTGAAAACAATATTAAACACATGTATTGGTTTGTAACAGAAAAAAGAAAGTTGAACCAGTAATTCAACATTGTTAAATTGACTAGAGGTAATTACCAGAGTTGTTGAAAAAATTTCCAAGTCAATGATTATATTTGAGCTTCATCATACACAAGATTGTCCACGTGTTGCATCGTTTTGGTTTTCAAATTCAACAcaaataggaaaaagtggcgttctcgaaaaaaaggaacaaaaacctacaaaaacaaaacatattGTGATGTTAATAGATACACAAAAACAAAACTTAAACTACTAAaagtaaactttaacttcagaatcctaaactttaactttggataccttaactttaacttcaaatgcctaaactttaactttaaaatcttaaactttaagttcagaaaccttaattataacttcagactccaaaactttaacttcagtcctaaactttaacaacagaatcctaaactttaactttagaaccctcaactttaactctaaaatcctcaactttaactaaattatcctaaactttaacttcagaaaccttaactttaactttagaatcctaaAATTTAACTTCAGATTAGTTAACAATAACTTcagaatccaaaactttaacttcagatgcctaaactttaactacagaatactaaactttaactttagaaccctCAACCTTAACTctaaaatcctcaactttaactcaattatcctaaactctaacttcagaaaccttaactttaactttagaatcctaaact
This sequence is a window from Spinacia oleracea cultivar Varoflay chromosome 1, BTI_SOV_V1, whole genome shotgun sequence. Protein-coding genes within it:
- the LOC110805548 gene encoding protein FAR-RED IMPAIRED RESPONSE 1-like, with protein sequence MKQIEGGDAQAVTDIMYLELEGDPDFFFRFRLDEKGKLRSLFWRDSMMMEDYGIFGDIVVFDTTYRTKRYNLICAPIVGINNHWNNCMFGCAFIGDEKIESFVWLLQTFKKSMGGKSPILIFTDQDAAMNNAINQAFPDSRHRLCVWHLHQNAITRFGALKRDPTFKKTFNYCLYKCVTLVEFETNWRSMLQQYELIGEEWFTNVYDLREKWCPALSKDFFSAGILSSQRSESTNHAIRFRANRTTSLTDFYRLFKGTIQRWRSTEKQAEFSYSKSVPSSALPLSGLLKHASEVYTLSLFKDFEEEFGYSIATTAKLIWKQEPWSAQRVTYIHESQTVSCTCKNFEASGWLCYHCIRILHLHSVNRIPEQYIKKRWTKSAKSSVWNKLENEKPEEVQYIPWRQTMARKYYNLILKSQSNEETRTLMEDGYAASVSLVDELLASLNVSNTEDASTT